One genomic region from Leifsonia sp. Root1293 encodes:
- the hisN gene encoding histidinol-phosphatase, translating into MTAEAAASVPLDHSADLALALAIADAADAIALDRFRAADLVVETKPDRTPVTDADQAVERAIRDRIAAARPGDGIFGEEYGVEGDSNRQWIIDPIDGTANFLRGVPVWGTLIALTIDGVPVVGVASSPALGRRWWGSRGAGAWTADAAAEGGARRIAVSGVRELADASLSFQSIAQWRDAGYLDRLLGLAETVWRDRAYGDLWSYVLLAEGLVDIVAEFDVKPYDVAALVPIVEEAGGRLTSVTGDVELAHGSSLATNGLLHDAVVSALR; encoded by the coding sequence GTGACTGCCGAAGCCGCTGCATCCGTGCCCCTCGACCATTCCGCCGATCTCGCGCTCGCGCTCGCGATCGCCGATGCAGCCGACGCGATCGCGCTGGACAGGTTCCGGGCGGCCGACCTGGTGGTCGAGACCAAGCCGGATCGCACCCCGGTGACCGACGCTGATCAGGCCGTGGAGCGGGCCATCCGCGATCGGATCGCCGCCGCACGCCCCGGCGACGGCATCTTCGGCGAGGAGTACGGCGTCGAGGGCGACTCGAACCGGCAGTGGATCATCGATCCGATCGATGGCACGGCCAACTTCCTGCGCGGCGTCCCCGTCTGGGGCACGCTGATCGCCCTCACGATCGACGGCGTGCCCGTGGTGGGGGTCGCGTCCAGCCCGGCGCTGGGACGCCGCTGGTGGGGCTCCCGTGGGGCCGGGGCCTGGACAGCGGATGCCGCCGCCGAGGGCGGTGCGCGTCGCATCGCCGTATCGGGTGTGCGCGAGCTGGCCGACGCGTCCCTGAGCTTCCAGAGCATCGCGCAGTGGCGCGACGCCGGCTATCTCGACCGTCTCCTCGGACTCGCCGAGACCGTGTGGCGCGACCGTGCCTACGGCGACCTGTGGTCGTACGTCCTCCTGGCCGAGGGCCTGGTCGACATCGTCGCCGAGTTCGACGTGAAGCCCTACGACGTGGCGGCGCTCGTCCCGATCGTCGAGGAAGCCGGCGGCCGACTCACCAGCGTGACCGGCGACGTGGAGCTCGCACACGGGAGCTCGCTCGCCACCAACGGACTGCTGCACGACGCTGTCGTGAGCGCGCTGCGCTGA